Below is a genomic region from Granulicella sibirica.
AGGATCACGCGGAACTCGATCGTCCGGAAGACCGAGGGCGCTGGGAAGATCGAGAAGGTCGAGAAGGCCGAGACGATCGCGGCGGCCGAACCCGTAGATCTAGCCCGTCAGCCGGGAATACTCCCGGCGCCTTTGACTTCTATCTCCTCAACCTCTCCTGGTCTCCCGAGTTCTGCGCCACCCACCCGCGGAGTCCGGAGTGCGGCTCGCACCTCGGCTTCATCGTCCATGGCCTCTGGCCCCAGAACAACGATGGCACCTACCCCGAGCACTGCGGCGATGCTCCCGGCCCATCGAACCCCGGAGCCTACCACGACTTCATGCCCGTGGACAGCCTCGTTCAGCACGAGTGGCAGACCCATGGAACATGTTCCGGTCAACCACCTGACGCCTACTTTGGCATGGCCCGTAAAGCATTCCAAGAGGTCACCATCCCGTCAGAACTTGCGCGCCTGGACTCCGAAGCCATGCTTCCCCCCGCCGACATCATCGGAGCCTTTATCAGGGCGAACCCGTCGTTCCCGCCCGAAAGCATTGCGCTCAGTTGCGGCAATAACCGCCTCACCGCCATCGAGATCTGCATGTCGAAGACGCTGCAGCCCATCGCATGCGAGTCTATCCGGTCCTGCCGGGCGCAACAGGTCAAGATCACTCCCCCTTAGGACAAGTTTTCAGAATTGTGGAAAAACTTGTCAAGCCCCAAAACCACGGAAGTACTTGAAACGAAAGCGTAAAGTCGGTGTCCTTTAAGTTATGGTGAGCCCTGTATCATGGAAGTAAGAGTAGAAAAACGCGAGCGGCATCGTCGGAGGGGAGACGGTGGATCGCCAGTAAGTCGTTTATTGACTAATATTTGCGGCTAAGTCTTTTAGGTTCTGATATTTGCAAAGAGTGTCGCGCCGTATCTCTTTGCAAATAAAAGACTTAGACGCGGGCAGTGGGGAGGGGGGGTATCCTCGCTCAGGGCGCGGCAATTATGAGCCGGTCACGCTGAGCGTCTTCTTTAAATCGGCGGCGAACGTGGGCTTCACAGGCTCCGGATCGAGCAGAAACGAGCAGACCCATTGCTCGGTCGGCTCAGCCTTCCTGGTGGAACGGTCACTCTGTTGCCTGCGCGCTCGAGGAGTCTGAGCCTGATCCGGATCCTGGTTGAAGTTGTACTCGTCATCGCGTTCCTGCGAAGGCTGCTCGAAGGTCTCGACCTCGACATCGCGGAGTCCAACGACCACCGTAACGGCATACCAGCCAGGACTGATCTGGATGGTTCGTTCGAAACCGGTGATCGGAAGCGCCACGCGCGTCGATGGAATCGCACCCGGATTCCACTGCTGCAGGCGATCGGTGTTGCAAAGCATCAGCTCGCCCGTCTCTGTACCGAGTACGAAGCCGGTCGAGTAGACGATGTGAGTGAGCGGAAGCGGAGAATCCTCAGTCACCGTCGAGCGCACATCGACCGTGTAGAAACCAGGCTCGACGCCAAGCGCCGGCACGACAACACCAGCCTCGTAGAGCGTCGGCCCAAGTCGAGTCGTCGTCAGCGCCTTGAGCAGATCGGTTCCTCCGGCATTCGGAGCGATCTCCTCGAGACGCGCCGGATCGACCAGGAAGAACGCTCCTTGTCCGGAGAAGAAGTTCGTCGCCTGGCGAGGAGCAAAGGGAACTGGCTGAGCAGGAAAGGGCATCGCTACTCGCCCAGCATCAACCGCTGGATGTGGAACGCGCGGCCCGTCGCGGCGTCGCACTGAATCAAGGCGGCACACATCTTCGGATTACCCTTCGCCGCCTCGAACTTGCCTGGCATTCCGGTCAGGAAGCGCTGCAGCACAAGCTCCTTCTCGACTCCGATCAC
It encodes:
- a CDS encoding ribonuclease T2 family protein encodes the protein MKIRPPARAMLVAVLAGLSGCRSGAPPDRPPTGFGEERPRTETRPDERRRDGGRKDHAELDRPEDRGRWEDREGREGRDDRGGRTRRSSPSAGNTPGAFDFYLLNLSWSPEFCATHPRSPECGSHLGFIVHGLWPQNNDGTYPEHCGDAPGPSNPGAYHDFMPVDSLVQHEWQTHGTCSGQPPDAYFGMARKAFQEVTIPSELARLDSEAMLPPADIIGAFIRANPSFPPESIALSCGNNRLTAIEICMSKTLQPIACESIRSCRAQQVKITPP